cacaaccccaccccccTCAAaccccacaccacactacacacacacacacacaaccccacaccacactacacaaacacacacaaccccacaccacactacacaaacacacacaaccccaccccccTCAAaccccacaccacactacacaaacacacacaaccccacaccacacacacaaccccacaccacactacacacacacacacaaccccaccccccTCAAaccccacaccacactacacaaacacacacaaccccacccccctcaaaccccaccacacacacacacacacacacgcgaagGGAATACCCCGTGGGTATGTTTCTTGTGAAACATAAACCCACCccatgcactcacacacaaagGAAACCTCTAGATCCCCCCCCCACGACCTATCAGAAGCTGAAATGACGACACGACAGCTCACGACAGGGAATTAAATCCATTTATTTCCTTGGTATTATTACCTAAGGGGAGGTTCAGGTTTCCTCACCCTGAAACTACCAGTCTGTGTCAGAATGACCTGGAATCCATGGTTCAGTTATCTTTAATCAATCACGACAAACCACAGCTAACTTTACTCATCAGTAGTTACTTACTCCTGAACTTCCTTTTCGGAGGAAATGTGTGATCTAAAAGTGCATGTGATGACAATGGTTTATAAGGCAATATGtcatacacatttttttttttttttactgatcaTGTCAAAATAAATCAATGTACAAAAGCAAAGAGAGTATCGTTGGGGCCAGTAACGGTCggtggttcgaatccctgagatAACTCGGTGAAAGATATGTGGATGTGCCCTTGAacaaagcacttaaccctaattgctcaatgtaaagtcactctggataataacgtttgctaaattactaaaatgttaaTGTACCACTGGCAGGAATACTGTGTGCAGGACTCTTTTTCCAATTTGCTCATTGTTAACATGTCTAAAACACAGAGCTCATGGGAACATTATCTTTTATGCATCGCACCTCTGCTGGCCACGTTCTTGATTGGCATTCACCTAGAACTTGAACCCCGGACTCCAATGTATTACTGCAGGTGCCTTGTAAAACATTCTGTCTACGCTACGATGACTAAAGAGAGTAACATGACAGGTCTCTTTCATTTCCAAGGAACCAACGTTATTTTGTGGAAATGTTTCTGGTTGTACCACATGACAGAGGTCCCTAGAGAGGAAGAAATAATTGTCAATTAAGAATATTAGAGGAAAAACCGTCCCCAGGTCTAATTGTAGACTCTTAGGTTTGTTGGTGCGTAGAGCAAAATGTAATCTGCTATGAATAGAAAAGAGAGCGAGGTCAGCGCTCAGTAtctgcagtggaatacaggagGAACGTCTAACGGTCAGATGGAATAGGAGGAACATCTAACCGTCAGATGGAATAAAAGGTCAGATGGAATAGAGGAGGAACGTCTAACCGTCAGATGGAATAGAGGAGGAACGTCTAACGGTCAGATGGAATAGAGGAGGAACATCTAACGGTCAGATGGAATAGAGGAGGAACATCTAACCGTCAGATGGAATAGGAGGAACGTCTAACCGTCAGATGGAATAGAGGAGGAACATCTAACGGTCAGATGGAATAGGAGGAACATCTAACGGTCAGATGGAATAAAAGGTCAGATGGAATAGAGGAGGAACATTAACCGTCAGATGGAATAGGAGGAACATCTAACCGTCAGATGGAATAAAAGGTCAGATGGAATAGGAGGAACATCTAACCGTCAGATGGAATAAAAGGTCAGATGGAATAGGAGGAACATTAACCGTCAGATGGAATAAAAGGTCAGATGGAATAGGAGGAACATCTAACCGTCAGATGGAATAGAGGAGGAACGTCTAACCGTCAGATGGAATAGAGGAGGAACGTCTAACCGtcagatggagaggaggaacgtCTAACGGTCAGATGGAATAGGAGGAACATCTGTCAGATGGAATACATTTTCCTTTATTTCACAGCACAGACCGTGTGGACTTTGCTCTTTTTCTATTCATTGGAGAGTCTCGagttcattttttttttcttttttacttgGGTCGATTGATAACTGGATATTCCCATGAGAGGGCCAACTTCCTGTATTACAAAAACCCAAATCCACTGCTTTACACTTCCTGCTTTGTCATGCTTCCtctgacccctccctcccccagataTTTCTCAATCTCTTAGGTTCCCATTACAAATCTTAATGTCAAGCCGCTGCGGTTTAGGTCATTGTTTTCATTGACCTTACTTGCTCCTTTGGCAGCCAGTGAACTGGTCAGTCAGTAGCCAGATGAGCACAACTTTGTTTGAGGCTCTGTACTTTTCCATGACACATGTGACATGCATCCGCTAGAGTGGAACACATCAGTCCACTGTTCAATGCTGTGACTCCATCTGGTGGAGACCACAGAGAAAGACCAATCTGACACTCGGTAATTACTATCCCTTATTAGAAGTGCTACTTCATTATTATCACAGTGAATATAAATATATTATACAACCAAATCTCCCGGACACATCCAAGCCAATCTAACATCAACGAAACTTCACATATGTACTCTGATCAACAAACACAATGGGCGCCAAATCAATGTCGACTTTATTTCAAGTTTAGGAAATGCAAATAATTTGCCAGAGCAACATTTAACAAATGTATAGCCAAAGTATGTAACATAAAATATGGTTTATTTTCAATATGATAAAAACAAAAGACAATCCTAAAACCTTGATATGTGTGAAAGCGTAAACTATAGAAAAATGTGACAATTGTGAGCCGACAGTATTTGTTAATCTGCCTGTTTGATTCTACGTCTCTATTATCAGCTGGATAATATCCATGCAAACAAGATGGCTTTAtccttaaaaaaaaatatttaaaaaaagagaccaagtaaaaatatatatgggTAATTGGTATAAGCAAACATACTAATTCCAAATTTCAATCTTCAACCTCTTGCCACGTTGAACCCCACCCGTGACCTCAAGAGTATCTCCAATCTCCTAGCCCTGACAGTGATACCGCAGTGTCTTACTCAAAAAAAGGTAACTGTATTTGTATAGCCAGACGCTATTGATTTGCATTGAAGTAGGTGGAGTGTGTTTACTGTGGCTGGAAACCTGGAGAGGACAGCAGGGCTATTATATTATGGACATGTATCACATGAACGTCTGTCTATAAACAACAAACCACAGAGGGAAATGTGGTCCTCTTGTACGACGTGCATCATAGTTGTACACAAATTCAGCATACAGACACACCAACAACTGCTAAGAAATAGATACactttataaaaataaataaaatgttttttttaaaaaagGTACTGAAAACTGCTACAGTACATGGTAGAAGCTGGGTAACAATAACGTCTCTCTCCGAGGTCTATCAGGTGCACTGCAGTGAGTGTCCACTTTCTTAGCTCCAGTCGGATGATATTGTTATAGCTGTTTATATGCGAGGAGGAAGATGATGACGCACGTAagcaccaccatcatcatcaccactgacACCAGGAGGGAGGCTCTGCATCCTGGTCTACGACACAGTCTCAGCAGTGCCCCGAGCCGCCGCCTCCGCCCCCCCTCTACGTCCCCGCTGTCTCCTGCGGGGCTCGGCAGCCCCACATCCAGAGAGTGACTAATAGAACGCAGCGAGTTCAGAGGGGGGGGTGCATCGGTGGTCCTCTTCACCTGCAGCTTGCCCTTGTTGCGGTTGAAGCGGATGCTGTAGACTCGCTGCATGGCCGCGGGGAGGTAAGAGAGCACGGCTCGGTCCGTGGTCAGCTTGGGCAACCCCAGGTCGGGTAGCGGCGTGTGGCCCCGGCACAATGGGCACTGGATGGAGTCCGGCTTGGTTGACTTGACATTCATACGGGCCAGGCACTCCAGGCAGAAGGTGTGATTGCACTGGAGCATCTTGGGAGTGCGGAAGACATTGTTGAACTGGCTGAAGCAGATGGCACATTCCAGGTCTGGGGCGCCCTCGTCAAGGGGGGGCTGGAAACCCAGTTGTGGCTCCTGGTAGGGGTCCATGGCTGGGACCGGTGGGCAGCAATGGGAGGTCAGAGGAGACCTCGGGAATCAACAGGAATGTAGGAGGTCAACTGCCATGGACATGAGACCACTGGGAACCTGTGGAGGACACAACATTGAGGTGATGATGCACCTGTAACATGGTACCTCTTACCCAGGGGCGTATTCACACGTTTTGCaatgaaaaatgtttttttttgcaataAAAACGATGCATttgttattggacaagttcagttTAGTCCCTCcccgtttggttcctagtgaatacaaccCAGGGAAGTAAGGCAACGTCAACATAGAAATGTTATGATAAATGAAGGGAACTTCTCCTATTCTATCTGTAGATAGGAGGCTGTGTTACACAAGAGGGCGTAGCAGCAGCTGATCAGTCATCAATTGATCAGTCATCACATTTCTTACTGGTATAAGAAATGTTGGTGGAAACTCCCACTAGGCCATAAACTCGCACTGGGACCAGTAACGGGGGGGGGCGTTCCATTGACAAGACCGCCgcacattcaacaaatctgatcTAACAAAAACATTGACATTTGTCAAATCTGtcatgattgatgtattgtaacaggccCGCAATGTGGTTTTTAAAGTCGGATTTGGATATATAACATTTAGAGGTTGTCCCTTTTCAGGTTTAGAAGTagtgactgctaaatgctaactcccgTCGTATAATCTGGTTAGCGTAGCTAGCATACAGGAAATCAGTGGTGGTAGTCAAAGTCGCGTTTATCTGCAACTGCAGTTGATTGGTTAAGACGCCATGAACATGTGttggggttgacatccatacaagcaTTATGCCCCGATTTTAACCTCAACATAGTGACCCGGGTTTAGACCGTCGTGAGACGAGTTTTACCCTACTGATGGTGTGCTGTTGCAGTAGTTTGGGGCACACATTTTGCTACGGGGGCAATGAAgacaggacagcggagtcaatcaccaccttccggagacacctgaaaccccacctctttaaggaatacctaggataggataaagtaatccttctcacccccccccccttaaaagatttagatgcactattgtaaagtggctgttccactggatgtcataaggtgaatgcaccaatttgtaagtcgctctggataagagcgtctgctaaatgacttaaatgtaaatgtaaatgaagagATTTGAGAACTTTCCCCACGTGTTTCCATGgcatttccattgttttggtcGAGTTTGATTGACCTCGTTGCTACGCCGCCACTAATCCAACACTTCTAGATTGTGGGAAGGAACCGAATGTGTGCAAACGTCAGGAGAAAGGTGATATCTGGACACTCACTCAGAAAAACGTTTGTTTTATTGAGGGAGCCATGTAGAAATTGGGAGCATCATTTCTATTTCAATCTTTATGTTGACAGGGAGTCAAAGCTGAAACCCAAGGTCTCTTTTCCAGATGAGCGCCAcaatatacaggatacacattaAACTAAACATCCATATtcacattaaaatacacattataGAGGCAACAATTCCTCAAATGTTAAAGTGCTTCATGGAGCAAAGAGTTTTCTAAATTCAAACAAACCCCCTGCAACTAGACGGTCTTCCAAGCTGAAACGTGGCGTCTTACTACAAGTCAGGAAGTGAGGAAGTATCGCCAAGTAAAGGTTTGTCAAATTCTCTGCGCTACGCTTTACCTTCCTAATCAGCCAGCTGGAGGAGCATTAGTTATGGTCTGACTAGGCAGATTTTAGCCAGCTGGAGGAGCATTAGTTATGGTCTGACTAGGCAGATTTTAGCCAGCTGGAGGAGCATCAGTAATGGTCTGACTAGGCAGATTTTAGCCAGCTGGAGGAGCATTAGTTATGGTCTGACTAGGCAGATTTTAGCCAGCTGGAGGAGCATTAGTTATGGTCTGACTAGGCAGATTTTAGCCAGCTGGAGGAGCATCAGTAATGGTCTGACTAGGCAGATTTTAGCCAGCTGGAGGAGCATTAGTTATTGTTTGACTAGGCAGATGTTAGCCAGCTGGAGGAGCATCAGTAATTGTCTGACTAGGCAGATTTTAGCCAGCTGGAGGAGCATCAGTAATGGTCTGACGAGGCAGATTTTTAACAGCTAGGTT
This sequence is a window from Oncorhynchus keta strain PuntledgeMale-10-30-2019 chromosome 14, Oket_V2, whole genome shotgun sequence. Protein-coding genes within it:
- the LOC118373758 gene encoding RING finger protein 223; translation: MDPYQEPQLGFQPPLDEGAPDLECAICFSQFNNVFRTPKMLQCNHTFCLECLARMNVKSTKPDSIQCPLCRGHTPLPDLGLPKLTTDRAVLSYLPAAMQRVYSIRFNRNKGKLQVKRTTDAPPPLNSLRSISHSLDVGLPSPAGDSGDVEGGRRRRLGALLRLCRRPGCRASLLVSVVMMMVVLTCVIIFLLAYKQL